The segment attttttatttatttcattttattAGCTGGAAACATTCTTAATAAGATTTTCCAAACAAGGGAAATTCTTCAACTTTAGCTTTCTTGTACATGCAACTAATCAGTAAgatggaatccattattaaggcagtagtagcaggacattcagaaaatcataatacaatcaagcagaatgaacatggttttatgaaagggaaatcgtgtttaacagATTTGTTAGAGTTCTTTCAGGTTATAGCAAGGAggatggataaaggagaaccagtagatgtgtatttgaatttccaaaaggcattgggATCGCTTAGtcctatctatcacttgctgcttatgcagtttggcacgcaagtagtcctgtattgtatcttcaccaggttgacacctcatttttaggcatgcctggtgctgctcatggcatgccctcctgcactcttcatcgaaccaaggtcaatcccctggcttgatagtaaagGTAAAATGGGgggtatgccgggccatgagggtacagattgtggttgagtgcaattctgctgctgctgatggcccacagcagctcatggatgcctagtcttgagttgttagatctttTTGAAACCTATCCTCATTTAACACTGGTGTGCCACAGaagatgatggagggtatcctcaatgtgaagataagactttgtctccataagggctgtgcggtggtcactcctaccgatattgtcatggacagatgaatctgcggcagacaggttggtgaggatgaggtcaagtatgtttttcactcgtattggttctctcaccacctgctgcagatccagcCTAGCAGACATGTCCTtttggacttggccagctcagtctgtggtggcGCTACCACGCCACTGATGgagatggatattgaagtcccccacccagagtatattctgtgcccttgccaccttcagtgcttcctccaagtggtgctcaacatggaggtgaactaattcatcagctgaggggggggtGCTGTACGTGGTAAGAAGCAAGAGGCTTAACCTGATGCCACAAGACTTCATAAGAGATGTTGAGGGCCCttggggcaactccctcctgagcTGGTGATGGTTgggtctgggacatgatctgtaaggtatgattctgtgagtatgactatgtcaggctgttgcttgactatcctgtgagacagctctcccaattttggcataagcctccagatgttagtaagaggactttgcagggctgacaggGTTGGGTTTGCCGTTGGCATTTCCGGGTGTCTAGGTCAGGTTCATTCCTTTTtgttgactttgtagcagtttgatacaactgagtggcttgctaagccatttcagagggcatttaagaggcagccacattactgtggatctggaatcactttttttttattcattcacggaatgtgagcttcgttggctgggccagcatttattgcccatccctagttgccctttaaaaggtggtggtgatctgccttcttgaaccgctgcagcccatgtggtgtaggtacacccacagtgctcttaggaagagagttccaggattttgacccagtgacagggtaAGAacgtcaatatatttccaagtcaggatgatgagtagcttggaggggaccttccagttggtggtgttcccatctatctgctgcccttgtccatctagatggcagtggttgtgggtttggaagatgctgtttggggagccttggtgaattcctatagtgcatcttgtagatgatacacgctctgctactgtgtattggtggtggaaggagtgaatgtttgtggacgtgatgccaatcaagcgggctgctttgtcctggatggtgtcaagcttcttgagtgttgtgggagctgcattcatccaggcaagtggggactttcccatcacactcctgccttgtgctttAGAGATGGTGGgcaaactttggggagtcaggacatgagttactcgttgcagggcTCCTAGCCTCTgctctgttcttgtagccacagtatttatatggctagcccagttcattttctggtcaatgataacctccaggatggttgatagtggggggattcagcgatggttatGCCATAAACGTCAAGGGACAATAATTGGATTCTCCCTTGTGGaaaatgttcattgcctggcacttgtgtggcgtaaatgttacttgccatttgtcagcctaagcctggatattgtccaggtcttgctgcatttggacatggactgcttcggtatctgaggattcattgatggtgcaatgatcattgtgcaatcagcagcgaacatcctcactcctgaccttatgatggaaggaagatcattgatgaagcagctgaagttagtTGGGCCGAGgccaccaccctgaggaactcctgcagtgatgtcctggagttgagatgactgatactttgtgctaggcatgacttcaaccagtgaagagttttctccctgattcccattgactctagttttgctagggctccttggtcaaaaatggccttgatgtcaagggcagtcactctcaccttgggagtttttttttatttactcatgggatatgggcactgctggttaggccagcatttattgctcattcttaATTACCTCTGTGTAATGcctttcagagggaatttaagagtcaaccacattgttgtgggtcttgagtcacatgtaggccagaccaggtaaggttacttccattacttgactgatgatagagagtagactaatgggcctgctttttgtgttcaggacatacctgggcttttttccacatagctgggacTAGAACAGCTTGGGTCGTACCAAGTTCAAGAAATGCACAGTATTGTACTATtgccgggatattgtcagggccttcagccatttcttcttgatatcacgtggagtgaattgaattgactgaagactagcatctgtgatcttctggctgaagatttttttttttgtaggccagaccaggtgaggacgacaggtttccttccctaaaatgaaccagatgggtttttccgatctgccgtggtgggattcaaacccgagtccccagagcattaccctggatctctggattaccagtccagtgacaataccactatgccactatccCCATGGATATAATTTGACTTGTTAATCACTTACATGTAAGAATTGTGTGGTATTGCAGTGTATACATTTTTCATTCAATTTGTTTCATCATTCTAGAAGTAAAATTTCAGCTTTTTTTCTTCCATTACAGAAAAGTTCAGGAAGCACCTTCAACTCATAATGACCAGAAACCAGTGGTGTCAAAATCGGGCCGTAAAATTAAAGGCAGAGGCACAATGGTACTTTTACTTTTATCTACCTGTGACTCTTTCATATTCTGATGCTTAACTCCTTCAAACATTGGTCGAGCTTTACTCTTTGGTCTTTGGGTTCTACATGTAGATGTCTCTTTTATTATAAAGAGAAATGGAGCTTATTTTGTGCTTGTAGAAAAGAAGGCCCTTAAATTCATCATTGGCTGCAATAttggagttaaaacaaacaaTGTTTTCCCCCTCCATAAAGATTGCTGATTTTTATTGTGTTTCAAGTTATGCTTTGCCTATAATTACCTATATGGAAATACAGGCACACATCAAAAGAGAACCATGTACTATTCATAATCCTTTCATAAAATATTGACAATGTCTGATGGCTCAAAGTGTTGTTTGGTAATGAGCCATCAGTAACTTTTATtgggtgggtatgtgtgggtcTCTTTAATGAACAGCTGACTATCCTTGTGGAGGAGGaggcaagcatttttttttttggcttgAATTAGGTTCAAACTTGCAATGGCAGGTTGAAATAGAGTTGAGTCTCTATGGAAGATTTTATATTCCAATTATTGAGCCAGGCAATTCCAGCTACCCGGAACACTGACGATGGACTAGCCAGCCTGCCTCATTGATGGCATCCAGTAGAGTTGGCCCATCACTAGAGGCTTGGCATCAGGCAGCCCTGTAAGCAAATGCTTGGGAGCTTCGTAGTCTAGTAAGATGAGTGGTTTTAGCCAGTTAAACTTAGGCACTATCACCACAAATCCTTATCCCTTTTCTCTTCCAAATCTAATTTCTCTGGACCTAGATAATTGTGCAATGTCTCTATGGCATAAGAGGGCACAGTCTATCAGGCAAATGAAAATGCTACTTAAGTAGAATTTTCAAGTTGATTAGCCAGAGGATTCTTAAGTTGTTGGGTTACTTTCCAGTGCCCAATACCCAATGTTAAAAAGCATGGTTGTCTGTGGTGACCCTGCGATGCACGTTTGAATGCAGCATAGCACACCATCCGGTACTACACTGAGGGCATGAAGTTTACTGAGCTCACTCTTCAGTTTATGCTACATTTAGCTAGCCTCAGCTGGCTTGGTAACAGGGCACTTGGAGGTGGGCTTGATCTTTAGATAGGGAGAATCAGCCAAGGTTCTGACAGTCCATGGACTTATGTTGTGAATTGCCCCTCTGTAGACATTGGCCAAGCAGTGTTGCCTCACCCCATGCCTGCCAATCCTCAACTGGGGTTGTACAGCTAAGTTAGCTAACATGAGGTGTTCTAGAATTACCTGCAGTTTTGCGCCAGTATATGTTGAGTTCTCCAAATGAAAGAAAGGAAATTAGGGAATGTACTCTGCTGGAGATTTCTGTGTTCGTTAGTGTGGACCCAATCTGACAAGCAGGGCGGCAGGTAGAGGAATTAAAGGGATAggttcggtggggggggggcgcaattGTCCTTCCAGGCCAAAAGGTTGAGAAATGAAATTTCTTTCCATTTGTAACTTTTATTCTTTTTTTCTGGCTTAGCGCTATCGCACTCCTTCAAAATCTAGGTCACATTCAGAATCAGAACTGGATGAGGAAAGTAGTGAAACACCACCTCATTGGAAGGAAGAAATGCAGCGAGTTAGAACGTACCGTGCTGCCAGCTTGGAGAAATGGACTAAAGGAAACAAGTATGAACTCTAAGATGAGACTTAGAATATATATATtcaaaataaatttttttttaaacatcgaGTGAACTTGTGTTTCTGAGGACCTGTAATTCAGAGAAGCATTCATCAGCCCTGTTAAAATATCACAGTGAATCTGTCATCTGCATGTTGCGTACTTTGTAGTATTCTGCTTTGCTACAAAGTATATGCTTCGGTTATGTAACCCTTATACATGTCATGTTACTTTATTACCTTTTAAACTGTTGTCCAGAGGGCCAAACTAGGCAAAGCACCAAGTGtgatatggggaaagggcagaaaAGTGAAGTCAAGGTTGTAGATGATCCATGctattattgaatggcggaccaggttcaaggggccatatgccagctcctgatcctatttcttatgtccttaaaacatgattaaattaatttttaattaaatcacacTATGAATGTGTGGAATTACAAGCTGCATTTGTCTGATTTATAAACTCTGAATAAGCAAATCCCATAAAAGGCACTCAGTTTAGAAATGTGTGCACCTAGAATCACAAATTACAGCTGAGGGGGAAATTGCACACTTGCATTCATGGTGGCTAACCATTTGCTGGGGAATGTAACTATTTTTagtttaatcattcatgggatggggggcatcgctggctaagccagcatttattgcccatccctaattgcccttgagaaggtggtggtgagccgctgctttgaaccactgcagtccatgtggtgtaggtacacccacactgctgtgagggagggagtttcagaactttgacccagcgacggtgaagaaacagcagtatagttccaagtcagggtggtgtgtgacttggagggaacttgaaggtggtggggtTTGCAAGTAAAATGGTTCTATGCTAAGAATTAAGTAATAAGAGATGAAATTTTATCTTTATTGGCTCTAGGTTGATGCTGTATCATCAATTGAGCTTTATTTCTCCCAATCTGTAGGTTGAAGTCAGAGTCACGTCGGTGGAGCGACAGATCTGCTTCGCCATGGTCACGGTCCTGGTCACATGATGGTTATTACTCAGATGACCACAGCAGACGGAAATCCAGCCACAATAAGAGACCTAAAAAGGAAAGAAGGAAAATCAAAGCTAAGAAAAAATCCAAGAAGCTGAAGCATTCCAGAAGGCATAAAGTGCACAAACATAAGACAAAGGAAACCCCCATACCTCCAGAATCTGCACGCTCATTAAGCTGTAAGACAAAGTCTTCGCTTGAGCATGAAAAGAAATCTCCTTCATCGGTCTCTTCAAGACACTCATCAGAAAGTGCATGGTCTGAGTCTTCTAGTCATCAGTCGTCTTCAGCCAGCACAGCTTCTCGGTCCTATTCGAGATCAAAGTCTAGGTCTCGATCCAAAGGAAGATCCAGATCCAGATCAAGATCCCGGTCTGGGTCCAGATCAAGATCCAGGACAAGATCTAGGTCCAGGTCCAGGTCCAGATGTAGTTCAAGCTCTAATTCATCAAGAAGTAGATCCACGTCGAGATCTAGCTCAAAATCCAGGCATGAAAGGAGGCGAAGTACCAGAACACACTTTGAAAATCTGAACCAAACAAAACTCGATACTTCAAGAGTAGCTGCCAAGGAAAACGAAAAAAATGTGACACTCACTGCTACAGTCGAAGCTGTTCCTGCAGTTCCTTTAAGTGAGAGTCCTCCACCTTCAAGATGGAGACCAGGCCAAAAACCGTGGAAGCCCTCTTATGTTCGGATACAGGAAGCTCAGGCAAAATTAAGTGAAACAACACCTACATTGAGCAGTAGGGATTCAAGATGTTCACGGGAGGATGACCTGTCTCCATCTTTACGGAAACAACATCGCAGTTCAGATACTAGACGGCATTACAACTCTGACCGTGAAAGCGATCGAAGTTCAACCTCAGACTATCAAAAGAGTTCAAGGAGCAGAGGGTTTAGTTCCAGGTCAAGGAGTCGGTCATATTCCAGGTCAAGGAGCCGGTCTAGTTCAAGGTCATGGTCACCAACTAAATCCCCCTACCGTGAATCCTCCTACTCTAAGTCATCCAGTCATTCATACGAATCTGTAGAACTGTGTGTAGCCAACAATGAAGAGAAGTACGGCAAAATTCGAAAGAAGAATTCTGTTTCTAATAAACAAGATAAAAATCAGCAGGCAATCTCTACAACTAACCATGCAAATAAAGAACGTGCCACTGGAAAAAAATATGAAAAGGAGCATGCTTTGTTATCTTCACACTGCTCCAGTGGGAGCGACTCAGTTAGGTACGACAGAGAAAAGGGAAAAACTGAATCAAAAAGACATAATGTGTCAAACTCTCAGACGGAATCTCTCAAAAAAAACCACAGTAGCAAAAAAGCAGAAGGAAAATGTGAACGTTCCAACAAAATTTCTACCAGGGAACATTCAAATGTAAAGTATGGTTCATCGAATGATCGTGTACAACGGCCAAGAAAGAAATCTGCAAGGAACAAATCCTCTGAAAGGAAATCCTCCTCGGGGTCTTACAGCAAGGGCGAGGAAACTACAAAAAAAGTTCACAAAAAAGCGAGATCGAAATCTGAAACTGAGTCCGAAACAGAACAGAGTAAAAGCAGTAAAGTGCAGTCTGGGTCCACTTCCGAGGAGGGAGAAGTAGTACAGAAATCTGATGGCTGTGAAACTGAAGGGAAGACATCGAGTAGAAGACCAGATTCAAGACCTGAGGTGTGCAGCGCCAAGTCTTCTGCATCGTCCAGCTCAGAAGTGAGCAGCAGACAACCATCAGTCAGAAGGTCCTCTGTTGCCAGCAGTTCTTCAGGTTCGGCAAGGGAAAATGAGAAGAGGCGAAAGAAGAAGGTGAAACACAAACTTAAGAGTAAGAAAAAGTCAAAATCAAAGGGCACCAAGTTTAAAAAGAAAAGCGAGAAGAAAAAAGTCAAAAAGGTTCCAAAAACAAAGGAGAAATTTCATTGGCAGCCTCCTCTGGAGTttggggaagaggaggaagaggagacaaAAACTGACGGGCCTGGCGCAAGCGATGTTAAATCAAAGGTCAGGAACACCCTACCCAATGTGGGAAGGCATGATGCTGAAAACAGTGTCGTAAATTGCGCTGCTCCAGTAAAGGTCAGCCATCCAGGCAAAGAGAGTGCGGAGATGCATGAATCACCGACAAGTGCCTCAGGCCTCAAATGGGAAACAGAATCGCCGCCAAAACAGAAGAAGACCGATTCGGCAAAGGCTGAAGCCACAGTAGCAAAATCACCAGGAGTTGCAGACAAACCCAAGCCCCCAAACCAAAACATTAGGTgcgccaccccagagaagtgtgCTTCCTCCTCGTCAGTGCAGAAAAGCAGTGAAAAAGAAGCATCTGCCTCTGAACCTGGAGGTTCCAAAGGAGCAAAAAGCTCAGGAATCAAATCAGAGAGTGACCCCACAGCAGAGAAAGCTGGACAGAATAAGAAAGAGCCAAATGGTGCTGAGACAGTCCAACCATCTGACCTCAATGGGAGCACAACAGAAAGTGGTACAAGAGCAGAAAATGAGCTAACAGACAGTAACAAATGGAAACCTTTAAAAGTATTACCAAGTGTGCCAGCAGCCAGCCCCATAGTTAATACAGAGGTTAAAGTAGAGGCTACTGAATCTGATAACAAACCCCAGGGACTGAAAAtagaaattaaaagcaaaaataaagtcAAGCCGGGCTCTCTCTTTGACGAAGTTCGGCGGACAGCGAGGTTGAACCAAAGGCAGAGAAACCAAGAAACCTCGAGCGAAGAAGACTCGCCATCCAGAGATAGCAATAGCAGGTCTCGAAGTCGAAGCTCCTCACGTGGCCATTACAGATCCAGTTCAAGAGATAGAACGCATTCCCGCACAAGGTCCCGGTCAACCAGTAGATCAAGGAGCCGATCAAGAAGTTACAGTTCTTCTTACAGGTGGGTACAGCCCGTGCAGAGGTCAGGTCAAAGTTTATAACTTTTTGAACTGGTCTTTAACTTGCAGTAAACCGATTATATTGTTTACTTTTAATATAGTGTCTTTTCCCCTCTCTGGTGATCTCTACCACAAAGAAGCACACTGGCATCGTAATTTCCCTTAAGAAACTGGGATGTTTTGGAGAGATGTGGTAAAATGCTGTACAAATACAAGTCTTTCCATCTTCCTGCTCATCTTATTTGatccccttcataattttgagaaTATCTTATTAGGTATTCCAAaagctcccctcccacccctgcaCCATTCCAGTGAAAGGGAGCACAAATTATCCGCTGATAACCCCAATCCTTGACAGCTTTTATCTTGGCTGCACCATTAAGATTGCTTATTCAGAGGTATCTACAGGATTCTGGTATCTATCCAAGGGAAAACCATGTCCAATCTGCtggcttcatttttttaaatcttcctgCTGAGTATGTAGATTTGAACGCTGTGGCTCTAAACTGCTCCTGTTGGATTGTAATTAGTCATTCAGCTTCCTGGAGTTGGGAACAATCCCAATAATAGCTTGAATATCTGAACCACTACCAGAATCTACAGAAATAAGGTTGGAAACGCCTGGCAAGTTGCAAGAGAAAGGATTAACATTTTGTGGGAGACCCTCTCATTTACtctcaatcacatccttcctcagtaacttctgaaagtgctgactgaattttttttatatttgttcatggggatATAGGCGTCattgactagaccagcatttattgcccatccctaattgccgttgagaaggtgacagtgagctgcccctatgaaccactgcagtctatgtggtgtaggtacacccacagtgctgttcggaagggagtcccaggattttgacccagcgacagtgaaggacctGTTGTGCATTTCCAGCTCTCTCAATTTCTATTTATCCCTGCAGTAAACCCAGCATTGGTCTTCCCGACTACTCACTTGTTCtgatcgacctgaaacattaactctgtttctaattccatagatgctgccagacttgcaaAGTACTTCcggcattttctgtgtttatttgtggCAGTCACCTTAATTATTCCTTGTGAAAGCCAGTTCTGCTTTATGCCACTCTTTGGGTGTTACTGGAATTATTTATTAGTGGCCATTTTATATTTATGACCCTATCAAACCTTTCATGATCTTAAAAACCTCCATTAGGTCACCCCTTGGCCTTTTCATTTCTGGAAAAAAGACCTGCAGCCTGTTGAGCCTTGTCTGATAGGTTATGTTCTCAGTTGCAGAATCATCctaaaaaacattttattttacacCTTCACTGCTGCTTTTATATCCTTTATATAAGTTGGAGGCCGGAACAGCGCATAATACTCCCATGTATTCTAACTAAGGTTTGATACAATGTTAAAAGGTttacataacttccctgcttttcaattatATTGCTCCAGAAATGAACCCTAAGTGTTTAGTTTGCTTTTTTTTTCCTGTTTGGATTAATGTGCGTTCAACTTTTTAGTGATTTACATGTATGTAGCCTGGGATCCCTTTGTTCTTCTGCTGCATttagactttaattatccaagcAGTATGAGCCTCAATCTTGTTACCTAAATGCACCACATCATACTTACTTATACTGAAATTAATTTGTCAACTCCACACCCATTCAGCAAGTTTACTAATGTTTTATTGTATTTTGGTGCATTCTTTCTCAGTGTTAATTATACCCCAAATTTGGTGTTGTCCACAAATCTTGAAATTGTACTTCTAATTTCTGTGCCTTGTttataatttacatcaatgataaATAGTGGTCTCAGCACCAGCCCCTGTGAAGTATGTCTTCCCACCTTTTGCCAGTCTAACCTTAACTCCTCCTCTCTGTTCCTGTTTTTTGTCAGCTTGCTATCCATTTTGTACTTGTCACCTGAATCCACTTCCTTTGACCCAATCATGAGGCTATTAATGTTGTTATCCTTTTTCCCTTTCTGTGCAGAGCTCTTTACTGCTATCAGGATGAACTTAATCACAAAATCGcagaattgttatagcacagaaggaggccatttgactcattgagtttgtgctggctctccaaatgagcaatccACCTAGTGCCATTTCTCACCACCtcactgtagccctgcacattcttcattttcagataCGACtcgacctgctaagtttttccagctctttttgtttttatttaacataacttccttgcctttCTACTCAGTGCCCcttttaataaagcctaggatactgtatgctttattgcccattctctcaactggtcctgccaccttcaatgatttttgcacatatacacacaggtccctctgctcctgcatcactttagaattgtaccctttattctatctttccacattcttcccaccaaaatgaatcgcttcatacttctctgcattaaatttcatctgccacatgtccaatCATTCcacctgtgtccttttgaagttcgatGCTATCCTCCTCAtgattcacaatacttccaaattttgaatcatctgcaaattttgaaattgtgccttgtacgccaaggtctaggtcattaatatatatcaggaagaacaagtgtcccaacactgacccctgggggtcTCCTCCACAAATCTTCCTCCGGTCTGAAAAACACGAGTTAACTTCTACttgctgtttcctgtcactcagccaatttggtATCCAAGTTGCaattatcccttttattccatgagccatGACTTTGCTCACATGCCTGTTAGGcaatactttatcaaatgccttttggaagtctatgtacaccacatcaacagcattactctcatcaaccctctctgttcctcctcttaACAAATCTGTTAGCTTTTCTTAATTAACCCAGATTTGTTCATgagactattaattttgtccagaATTATCATttttagaagtttccccaccaccatcaggttaaactgactggtctatagttgttgggcttatctttacacccttttctgAATGAGggggtaacatttgcaattcttcaatCTTCTGGTACTACCCTGAGACTAAGGAATatcggaaaattctggccagcgACTCCACAATTCCCATTCtcccttccctcagtacccttagatgcatctcatctggttaaggtgccttatcaacttttaagGACGTATAGCCTACCTTATCTGTTTTAAATCCTTTTCAAGTGTCTGAATTAATTCCTATTTCACCATAACCTGTGCAGTCAGTTGACTAGTATTAAAATGTGACTGTATAGCCCTCCATTCTGCAACTGATTGTCCTGTGAAACCCTTgccaaagttttttttaattggaTCAAAACCAGTTTAAGATGCTGGCTACTCCCACATTATTAGAGATGCAAATTAgtaatttttaaacttttaagacAAGTAAATTGACGTTCATTGATATTAGACTTCTGTTCCTGACCTACTGCCAGCAGCTAGCTGGCAAGACAACTTCCACAGGAAGTATTTTCAGTGCCCACTACCCTGCATGAGAAAGCAATATCTAATGACCTGATGACACAACCAAAACCCTCCAAGCATTCCACACTACCACATTGACACTCCTTGGAATCAGCCCCCAAGATTTTCCACAGTCCTGCCCACTTGGGAAAAATAAAGAATTCCCCCAGTgtcatccctcagccaacactGCCAAAACAGATTACAGTTTTTATGAGATATTGCTGTGGACACATTTGGCAGCAAAACAATTATTCTTTGTTTCTGAAGCACTATAGTGTTCTGAGGATGTAAAATGTGCTCCATAAATGCTATTTCTGTCCCTGTTCTTTCTCCCTTTTGCTCCCCTTCCTTTTACCTCTCCCTTTTTCTCATCAGCATTGCTCCTAACCGATTTAGGATTGAGCCAGGTCTTTGTGATGTACAGAAATGTGCATCTCTCTTTGTGGTGTACACTTTATTTTCCTTATCACAGGAGCAAGCAGTTTTGTTGTCAAACATGCAGCCTGGACCACCGAATTATAAAACCTAGAGTGGCTGAAAATGTTCCCTGTCATGTTTTTTGAAGCCATTCATGCTATACTATGTTTAATTTTAGGTCACGGAGTTACAGCAGAAGTCGAAGCCGGCGTAGGCACAGCAGAGGTCACTCAAGTCATAGTAGCTCTTACAGAAGCTATAGAAGCCATAGGTAACCTAATTTCAAATGACCCTTATTAATGATATTGGATTTTAATTTACCCACCGTCATAAGTGCAGTGGTGCGTTTGACAGAAATGAATGGCGATTTGAAAATTGTATTTTATAGCGCCTACATTTTGAGTGTAAATCATTAGGAGTGATTTGGAATCTATATCATGTCTTAGCCAGACTGAAGCTGGCATACTGCATAGAGATTTGCCACAAGGACAGAAGGGATGATCCAATTATGCAGAGCCAAGATAAGAGCCCTATCCAGAGTATTGTGTTCCGTTTTGGGTACTGCTGCTCAGCAAAGATATGGAGAAGGGTGCAGCACAGATATGCCAGATTGACACCAGGGCTAAGAGACCGTAAGATTTAAAGGCAAGATATATAAATTTGGCTTGTATCGCCTTAAGTATCAAAGATTGGAGGGTGATCTGATAAATGTTAAAATATTCGAtaagatagatacagagaaactatttcctctggtggagggATAAAGAATGAGAGGGCATGTTCTTAAAATTAGAGTCAAGCTAATTAGGGGGAAAGTT is part of the Carcharodon carcharias isolate sCarCar2 chromosome 3, sCarCar2.pri, whole genome shotgun sequence genome and harbors:
- the nktr gene encoding NK-tumor recognition protein isoform X1 encodes the protein MGVKNRPQCYFDVEINRAPVGRIVFELFSDVCPKTCKNFLFLCTGEKGLGKKTRKQLCYKGSTFHRIVKEFMVQGGDFSEGNGRGGESIYGGYFEDENFVLKHDREFLLSMANRGRDTNGSQFFITTKPAPHLDGVHVVFGQVITGFDTIKEIENLKTDAASRPYADVRIIDCGEFVPKSASHVTERKKKVTATYSSHESETSSDSSTSSKSSESETETEEERERRRKRKRKMRNKHSKRRKETRSKKRKISSNQKSSHNGVGEEDDKDRELNPKRQKLSVRPEEIPPVPENRFLLRRDLPKPDTEPKVQEAPSTHNDQKPVVSKSGRKIKGRGTMRYRTPSKSRSHSESELDEESSETPPHWKEEMQRVRTYRAASLEKWTKGNKLKSESRRWSDRSASPWSRSWSHDGYYSDDHSRRKSSHNKRPKKERRKIKAKKKSKKLKHSRRHKVHKHKTKETPIPPESARSLSCKTKSSLEHEKKSPSSVSSRHSSESAWSESSSHQSSSASTASRSYSRSKSRSRSKGRSRSRSRSRSGSRSRSRTRSRSRSRSRCSSSSNSSRSRSTSRSSSKSRHERRRSTRTHFENLNQTKLDTSRVAAKENEKNVTLTATVEAVPAVPLSESPPPSRWRPGQKPWKPSYVRIQEAQAKLSETTPTLSSRDSRCSREDDLSPSLRKQHRSSDTRRHYNSDRESDRSSTSDYQKSSRSRGFSSRSRSRSYSRSRSRSSSRSWSPTKSPYRESSYSKSSSHSYESVELCVANNEEKYGKIRKKNSVSNKQDKNQQAISTTNHANKERATGKKYEKEHALLSSHCSSGSDSVRYDREKGKTESKRHNVSNSQTESLKKNHSSKKAEGKCERSNKISTREHSNVKYGSSNDRVQRPRKKSARNKSSERKSSSGSYSKGEETTKKVHKKARSKSETESETEQSKSSKVQSGSTSEEGEVVQKSDGCETEGKTSSRRPDSRPEVCSAKSSASSSSEVSSRQPSVRRSSVASSSSGSARENEKRRKKKVKHKLKSKKKSKSKGTKFKKKSEKKKVKKVPKTKEKFHWQPPLEFGEEEEEETKTDGPGASDVKSKVRNTLPNVGRHDAENSVVNCAAPVKVSHPGKESAEMHESPTSASGLKWETESPPKQKKTDSAKAEATVAKSPGVADKPKPPNQNIRCATPEKCASSSSVQKSSEKEASASEPGGSKGAKSSGIKSESDPTAEKAGQNKKEPNGAETVQPSDLNGSTTESGTRAENELTDSNKWKPLKVLPSVPAASPIVNTEVKVEATESDNKPQGLKIEIKSKNKVKPGSLFDEVRRTARLNQRQRNQETSSEEDSPSRDSNSRSRSRSSSRGHYRSSSRDRTHSRTRSRSTSRSRSRSRSYSSSYRSRSYSRSRSRRRHSRGHSSHSSSYRSYRSHSRTYSRSRSRSLSSRRHRRSRSDSYDSYDSRSRSRSRSYHKSRRSRSWDRSYRSYRSYSRSDRSYSRHRSHSESSRYS